One region of Phragmites australis chromosome 18, lpPhrAust1.1, whole genome shotgun sequence genomic DNA includes:
- the LOC133898498 gene encoding uncharacterized protein LOC133898498: MLRRIVRERREYIYRKSLDGAERAHYEKKRRVREALEEGKPIPTELRNEEHQLRREIDLEDQQTSVPRSIDDEYANSTVREPKILLTTSRNPSAPLTQFVKELKVVFPNSQRMNRGGQVISEIVESCRSHEITDLILVHEHRGQPDGLIVCHLPLGPTAYFGLLNVVTRHDIKDRKAIGKMSEAYPHLIMDNFSTQVGERTANIIKHLFPVPKPDSKRIITFANREDYISFRHHVYEKHGGPKSIDLKEVGPRFELRLYRIKQGTVEQTEAQSEFVLRPYINTAKKQKTLGA; this comes from the exons ATGTTGCGGCGGATCGTGCGGGAGCGGCGGGAGTACATCTACCGCAAGAGCCTGGACGGGGCCGAGCGGGCGCACTACGAGAAGAAGCGGCGCGTCCGGGAGGCGCTGGAGGAAGGGAAGCCCATCCCCACCGAGCTCCGCAACGAGGAGCACCAGCTGCGCCGCGAGATCGACCTCGAGGACCAGCAGACCTCAG TTCCGAGGAGCATCGATGATGAGTACGCTAATTCCACCGTACGTGAGCCCAAGATACTCCTGACCACGTCTCGCAATCCCAGCGCGCCCCTGACTCAGTTTGTCAAG GAGCTGAAGGTTGTGTTTCCCAACTCGCAAAGAATGAACCGTGGTGGCCAG GTCATATCGGAAATTGTGGAATCCTGCCGTTCACATGAGATCACTGATCTTATTTTGGTCCATGAACATCGTGGTCAGCCTGATGGTTTAATTGTCTGCCATCTTCCACTTGGTCCCACTGCATACTTTGGGTTACTCAATGTG GTGACACGGCACGATATTAAGGACAGGAAAGCGATAGGCAAAATGTCAGAAGCTTACCCCCATTTAATAATGGACAACTTCTCAACCCAG GTTGGTGAAAGGACTGCCAACATTATCAAGCATCTCTTTCCGGTACCAAAGCCAGATTCTAAGCGGATAATTACTTTTGCTAATAGAGAAGATTACATCTCTTTCAG GCATCATGTCTACGAGAAACATGGCGGCCCCAAATCGATTGACCTGAAGGAGGTTGGCCCACGCTTTGAGTTGCGGCTGTACCGG ATCAAACAAGGAACCGTGGAGCAAACTGAAGCGCAGAGCGAGTTTGTACTACGGCCGTACATCAACACCGCTAAGAAGCAGAAGACTCTTGGTGCTTAG
- the LOC133898497 gene encoding oxysterol-binding protein-related protein 2A-like isoform X3, with translation MQSDVSISTARLRDRMHQEGLNENLIQEYEQIILSEFSSYRKQLKRRYEDYLSLFGSCRHHFEEGIDGSITQGALTRNEFSSSRHGNFSEYSLTESDEFEKHDGVELTCEDEPTFFDCVDYFIESNNRSSTMLSGQEVVDTQMQHSDSMLPQIRRRSKLPEPTEKEKGISLWSIIKDSVGKDLTRVCLPVYFNEPLSSLQKCFEDLEYSYLLDQAYQYGKMGNSLIRILKVAAFAVSGYASSVARPCKPFNPLLGETYEADYPERGVRFFAEKVSHHPMLIACHCEGKGWKFWGDSNLRSKFWGQSIQVDPVGILTVEFDDGEIFQWSKVTTTIHNLILGKLYCSHHGIMHIKGNHQYSCKLKFKEPSLLDRNTRIVQGFVEDNDGNKASFLIGKWDESMYYSNLDTFKVKSADQLQGASVLWEKNKPAANPTRYNLSSFTITLNELTPGLQDKLPPTDSRLRPDQRHLENGEYEKANAEKLRLERRQRMSTKLQDNGWKPRWFEQDTEDGTYRYKGGYWETREKGRWDGCLDIFGEFAET, from the exons ATGCAGAGTGATGTTTCGATTTCAACTGCAAGGCTTCGAGATCGCATGCATCAGGAGGGTCTGAACGAGAATCTTATACAGGAATATGAACAGATTATACTTTCTGAGTTCTCAAGCTACCGGAAGCAACTGAAGCGACGCTATGAGGATTACTTAAGCTTGTTTGGGTCCTGCAGACACCATTTTGAG GAAGGTATAGATGGAAGTATAACACAGGGGGCGTTGACAAGAAACGAATTTTCTAGTTCTCGGCATGGAAATTTTAGTG AATACAGCTTAACGGAATCTGATGAGTTTGAGAAGCATGATGGTGTTGAATTGACTTGTGAAGATGAACCTACATTCTTCGATTGTGTAGACTACTTCATTGAATCAAACAACAGATCTTCAACCATGTTAAGTGGTCAGGAAGTTGTGGATACCCAAATGCAACATTCTGATAGCATGTTACCGCAAATCAGACGACGTAGTAAACTACCAGAACCTActgagaaagaaaaaggaatcaGCCTCTGGTCCATTATTAAAGACAGTGTCGGGAAGGATTTGACACGAGTGTGCCTTCCAGTTTACTTCAATGAACCCCTCTCATCCCTCCAAAAGTGCTTTGAAGATTTAGAATATTCATACCTTTTGGATCAGGCCTATCAATATGGAAAAATG GGGAACAGCCTCATTAGAATTCTCAAAGTAGCCGCTTTTGCGGTCTCAGGCTATGCTTCATCTGTTGCTAGACCTTGCAAACCATTCAATCCATTGTTAGGAGAGACTTACGAAGCTGACTACCCTGAGAGAGGGGTTCGCTTTTTTGCAGAAAAG GTTAGTCATCATCCAATGCTGATAGCCTGCCACTGTGAAGGCAAGGGTTGGAAATTCTGGGGCGACAGCAATCTCAGATCCAAGTTTTGGGGGCAGTCAATTCAAGTTGATCCAGTTGGCATTTTGACAGTGGAATTTGACGATGGTGAAATCTTCCAATGGAGCAAG GTAACAACAACTATTCATAACCTCATCCTTGGGAAGCTGTACTGCAGCCATCATGGTATCATGCATATAAAAGGGAATCATCAGTATTCATGTAAACTCAAGTTCAAAGAGCCATCGCTTCTTGACCGCAATACTCGCATA GTACAAGGCTTCGTAGAGGACAATGATGGGAACAAAGCTTCGTTTTTAATAGGGAAGTGGGACGAAAGCATGTATTATAGTAATTTAGATACTTTCAAGGTCAAGAGCGCTGATCAATTGCAAGGTGCCTCAGTATTGTGGGAAAAGAACAAACCTGCTGCTAACCCAACTCGATACAATCTGTCTTCTTTCACGATCACATTGAATGAGTTGACCCCAGGGCTGCAG GATAAACTTCCTCCTACTGATTCACGGCTGAGACCAGATCAGCGTCATCTTGAGAATGGTGAATATGAGAAGGCCAATGCAGAGAAGTTGAGGTTGGAACGACGGCAAAGAATG TCGACGAAACTTCAAGACAATGGCTGGAAACCCCGGTGGTTCGAGCAGGACACTGAAGACGGGACATACCGCTACAAAGGCGGATACTGGGAAACAAGAGAGAAGGGACGCTGGGACGGATGCCTCGACATATTTGGGGAATTTGCTGAGACATGA
- the LOC133898497 gene encoding oxysterol-binding protein-related protein 2A-like isoform X1 — translation MTQSTSSRGGSGHGHGHHHHSALCCLSGARPLPGDAPPAPGAAVAVEGVLHKWTNYGRGWRERWFSLRDGVLSYSKIRADAPGPEPADEDGEVRLIGERIGGARRTEKPAGVVYLKVSAFRESKSDDRRFYIFSPTKTLHLKTDSKYDRVSWIEALILARSVYSLRSLSGRVTFMQSDVSISTARLRDRMHQEGLNENLIQEYEQIILSEFSSYRKQLKRRYEDYLSLFGSCRHHFEEGIDGSITQGALTRNEFSSSRHGNFSEYSLTESDEFEKHDGVELTCEDEPTFFDCVDYFIESNNRSSTMLSGQEVVDTQMQHSDSMLPQIRRRSKLPEPTEKEKGISLWSIIKDSVGKDLTRVCLPVYFNEPLSSLQKCFEDLEYSYLLDQAYQYGKMGNSLIRILKVAAFAVSGYASSVARPCKPFNPLLGETYEADYPERGVRFFAEKVSHHPMLIACHCEGKGWKFWGDSNLRSKFWGQSIQVDPVGILTVEFDDGEIFQWSKVTTTIHNLILGKLYCSHHGIMHIKGNHQYSCKLKFKEPSLLDRNTRIVQGFVEDNDGNKASFLIGKWDESMYYSNLDTFKVKSADQLQGASVLWEKNKPAANPTRYNLSSFTITLNELTPGLQDKLPPTDSRLRPDQRHLENGEYEKANAEKLRLERRQRMSTKLQDNGWKPRWFEQDTEDGTYRYKGGYWETREKGRWDGCLDIFGEFAET, via the exons ATGACGCAGAGCACGAGCAGCCGCGGCGGGAGCGGACACGGTCACGGTCACCACCACCACAGCGCGCTGTGCTGTCTCTCCGGCGCGCGACCGCTGCCGGGGGacgcgccgccggcgccgggggcggcggtggcggtggaggggGTGCTGCACAAGTGGACCAACTACGGCCGAGGGTGGCGCGAGCGGTGGTTCTCGCTCCGCGACGGCGTGCTGTCCTACTCCAAGATTCGGGCCGACGCGCCCGGGCCGGAGCCGGCGGACGAGGACGGGGAGGTCAGGTTGATCGGCGAGAGGATCGGCGGCGCGCGCCGCACGGAGAAGCCCGCCGGTGTCGTCTACCTCAAG GTGTCAGCATTTCGGGAGAGCAAATCTGATGATAGGAGATTCTACATATTTTCCCCCACAAAAACGCTTCATTTGAAGACGGATTCAAAATATGACCGTGTTTCCTGGATTGAGGCCTTGATCTTGGCAAGGAGTGTTTATTCCCTCAGGTCACTCAGTGGGAGAGTAACTTTCATGCAGAGTGATGTTTCGATTTCAACTGCAAGGCTTCGAGATCGCATGCATCAGGAGGGTCTGAACGAGAATCTTATACAGGAATATGAACAGATTATACTTTCTGAGTTCTCAAGCTACCGGAAGCAACTGAAGCGACGCTATGAGGATTACTTAAGCTTGTTTGGGTCCTGCAGACACCATTTTGAG GAAGGTATAGATGGAAGTATAACACAGGGGGCGTTGACAAGAAACGAATTTTCTAGTTCTCGGCATGGAAATTTTAGTG AATACAGCTTAACGGAATCTGATGAGTTTGAGAAGCATGATGGTGTTGAATTGACTTGTGAAGATGAACCTACATTCTTCGATTGTGTAGACTACTTCATTGAATCAAACAACAGATCTTCAACCATGTTAAGTGGTCAGGAAGTTGTGGATACCCAAATGCAACATTCTGATAGCATGTTACCGCAAATCAGACGACGTAGTAAACTACCAGAACCTActgagaaagaaaaaggaatcaGCCTCTGGTCCATTATTAAAGACAGTGTCGGGAAGGATTTGACACGAGTGTGCCTTCCAGTTTACTTCAATGAACCCCTCTCATCCCTCCAAAAGTGCTTTGAAGATTTAGAATATTCATACCTTTTGGATCAGGCCTATCAATATGGAAAAATG GGGAACAGCCTCATTAGAATTCTCAAAGTAGCCGCTTTTGCGGTCTCAGGCTATGCTTCATCTGTTGCTAGACCTTGCAAACCATTCAATCCATTGTTAGGAGAGACTTACGAAGCTGACTACCCTGAGAGAGGGGTTCGCTTTTTTGCAGAAAAG GTTAGTCATCATCCAATGCTGATAGCCTGCCACTGTGAAGGCAAGGGTTGGAAATTCTGGGGCGACAGCAATCTCAGATCCAAGTTTTGGGGGCAGTCAATTCAAGTTGATCCAGTTGGCATTTTGACAGTGGAATTTGACGATGGTGAAATCTTCCAATGGAGCAAG GTAACAACAACTATTCATAACCTCATCCTTGGGAAGCTGTACTGCAGCCATCATGGTATCATGCATATAAAAGGGAATCATCAGTATTCATGTAAACTCAAGTTCAAAGAGCCATCGCTTCTTGACCGCAATACTCGCATA GTACAAGGCTTCGTAGAGGACAATGATGGGAACAAAGCTTCGTTTTTAATAGGGAAGTGGGACGAAAGCATGTATTATAGTAATTTAGATACTTTCAAGGTCAAGAGCGCTGATCAATTGCAAGGTGCCTCAGTATTGTGGGAAAAGAACAAACCTGCTGCTAACCCAACTCGATACAATCTGTCTTCTTTCACGATCACATTGAATGAGTTGACCCCAGGGCTGCAG GATAAACTTCCTCCTACTGATTCACGGCTGAGACCAGATCAGCGTCATCTTGAGAATGGTGAATATGAGAAGGCCAATGCAGAGAAGTTGAGGTTGGAACGACGGCAAAGAATG TCGACGAAACTTCAAGACAATGGCTGGAAACCCCGGTGGTTCGAGCAGGACACTGAAGACGGGACATACCGCTACAAAGGCGGATACTGGGAAACAAGAGAGAAGGGACGCTGGGACGGATGCCTCGACATATTTGGGGAATTTGCTGAGACATGA
- the LOC133898497 gene encoding oxysterol-binding protein-related protein 2A-like isoform X2 has translation MFILFAFSPDPLIEVEVSAFRESKSDDRRFYIFSPTKTLHLKTDSKYDRVSWIEALILARSVYSLRSLSGRVTFMQSDVSISTARLRDRMHQEGLNENLIQEYEQIILSEFSSYRKQLKRRYEDYLSLFGSCRHHFEEGIDGSITQGALTRNEFSSSRHGNFSEYSLTESDEFEKHDGVELTCEDEPTFFDCVDYFIESNNRSSTMLSGQEVVDTQMQHSDSMLPQIRRRSKLPEPTEKEKGISLWSIIKDSVGKDLTRVCLPVYFNEPLSSLQKCFEDLEYSYLLDQAYQYGKMGNSLIRILKVAAFAVSGYASSVARPCKPFNPLLGETYEADYPERGVRFFAEKVSHHPMLIACHCEGKGWKFWGDSNLRSKFWGQSIQVDPVGILTVEFDDGEIFQWSKVTTTIHNLILGKLYCSHHGIMHIKGNHQYSCKLKFKEPSLLDRNTRIVQGFVEDNDGNKASFLIGKWDESMYYSNLDTFKVKSADQLQGASVLWEKNKPAANPTRYNLSSFTITLNELTPGLQDKLPPTDSRLRPDQRHLENGEYEKANAEKLRLERRQRMSTKLQDNGWKPRWFEQDTEDGTYRYKGGYWETREKGRWDGCLDIFGEFAET, from the exons ATGTTCATTTTGTTTGCCTTTTCCCCTGACCCTTTGATTGAAGTAGAA GTGTCAGCATTTCGGGAGAGCAAATCTGATGATAGGAGATTCTACATATTTTCCCCCACAAAAACGCTTCATTTGAAGACGGATTCAAAATATGACCGTGTTTCCTGGATTGAGGCCTTGATCTTGGCAAGGAGTGTTTATTCCCTCAGGTCACTCAGTGGGAGAGTAACTTTCATGCAGAGTGATGTTTCGATTTCAACTGCAAGGCTTCGAGATCGCATGCATCAGGAGGGTCTGAACGAGAATCTTATACAGGAATATGAACAGATTATACTTTCTGAGTTCTCAAGCTACCGGAAGCAACTGAAGCGACGCTATGAGGATTACTTAAGCTTGTTTGGGTCCTGCAGACACCATTTTGAG GAAGGTATAGATGGAAGTATAACACAGGGGGCGTTGACAAGAAACGAATTTTCTAGTTCTCGGCATGGAAATTTTAGTG AATACAGCTTAACGGAATCTGATGAGTTTGAGAAGCATGATGGTGTTGAATTGACTTGTGAAGATGAACCTACATTCTTCGATTGTGTAGACTACTTCATTGAATCAAACAACAGATCTTCAACCATGTTAAGTGGTCAGGAAGTTGTGGATACCCAAATGCAACATTCTGATAGCATGTTACCGCAAATCAGACGACGTAGTAAACTACCAGAACCTActgagaaagaaaaaggaatcaGCCTCTGGTCCATTATTAAAGACAGTGTCGGGAAGGATTTGACACGAGTGTGCCTTCCAGTTTACTTCAATGAACCCCTCTCATCCCTCCAAAAGTGCTTTGAAGATTTAGAATATTCATACCTTTTGGATCAGGCCTATCAATATGGAAAAATG GGGAACAGCCTCATTAGAATTCTCAAAGTAGCCGCTTTTGCGGTCTCAGGCTATGCTTCATCTGTTGCTAGACCTTGCAAACCATTCAATCCATTGTTAGGAGAGACTTACGAAGCTGACTACCCTGAGAGAGGGGTTCGCTTTTTTGCAGAAAAG GTTAGTCATCATCCAATGCTGATAGCCTGCCACTGTGAAGGCAAGGGTTGGAAATTCTGGGGCGACAGCAATCTCAGATCCAAGTTTTGGGGGCAGTCAATTCAAGTTGATCCAGTTGGCATTTTGACAGTGGAATTTGACGATGGTGAAATCTTCCAATGGAGCAAG GTAACAACAACTATTCATAACCTCATCCTTGGGAAGCTGTACTGCAGCCATCATGGTATCATGCATATAAAAGGGAATCATCAGTATTCATGTAAACTCAAGTTCAAAGAGCCATCGCTTCTTGACCGCAATACTCGCATA GTACAAGGCTTCGTAGAGGACAATGATGGGAACAAAGCTTCGTTTTTAATAGGGAAGTGGGACGAAAGCATGTATTATAGTAATTTAGATACTTTCAAGGTCAAGAGCGCTGATCAATTGCAAGGTGCCTCAGTATTGTGGGAAAAGAACAAACCTGCTGCTAACCCAACTCGATACAATCTGTCTTCTTTCACGATCACATTGAATGAGTTGACCCCAGGGCTGCAG GATAAACTTCCTCCTACTGATTCACGGCTGAGACCAGATCAGCGTCATCTTGAGAATGGTGAATATGAGAAGGCCAATGCAGAGAAGTTGAGGTTGGAACGACGGCAAAGAATG TCGACGAAACTTCAAGACAATGGCTGGAAACCCCGGTGGTTCGAGCAGGACACTGAAGACGGGACATACCGCTACAAAGGCGGATACTGGGAAACAAGAGAGAAGGGACGCTGGGACGGATGCCTCGACATATTTGGGGAATTTGCTGAGACATGA
- the LOC133898497 gene encoding oxysterol-binding protein-related protein 2A-like isoform X4 produces the protein MLSGQEVVDTQMQHSDSMLPQIRRRSKLPEPTEKEKGISLWSIIKDSVGKDLTRVCLPVYFNEPLSSLQKCFEDLEYSYLLDQAYQYGKMGNSLIRILKVAAFAVSGYASSVARPCKPFNPLLGETYEADYPERGVRFFAEKVSHHPMLIACHCEGKGWKFWGDSNLRSKFWGQSIQVDPVGILTVEFDDGEIFQWSKVTTTIHNLILGKLYCSHHGIMHIKGNHQYSCKLKFKEPSLLDRNTRIVQGFVEDNDGNKASFLIGKWDESMYYSNLDTFKVKSADQLQGASVLWEKNKPAANPTRYNLSSFTITLNELTPGLQDKLPPTDSRLRPDQRHLENGEYEKANAEKLRLERRQRMSTKLQDNGWKPRWFEQDTEDGTYRYKGGYWETREKGRWDGCLDIFGEFAET, from the exons ATGTTAAGTGGTCAGGAAGTTGTGGATACCCAAATGCAACATTCTGATAGCATGTTACCGCAAATCAGACGACGTAGTAAACTACCAGAACCTActgagaaagaaaaaggaatcaGCCTCTGGTCCATTATTAAAGACAGTGTCGGGAAGGATTTGACACGAGTGTGCCTTCCAGTTTACTTCAATGAACCCCTCTCATCCCTCCAAAAGTGCTTTGAAGATTTAGAATATTCATACCTTTTGGATCAGGCCTATCAATATGGAAAAATG GGGAACAGCCTCATTAGAATTCTCAAAGTAGCCGCTTTTGCGGTCTCAGGCTATGCTTCATCTGTTGCTAGACCTTGCAAACCATTCAATCCATTGTTAGGAGAGACTTACGAAGCTGACTACCCTGAGAGAGGGGTTCGCTTTTTTGCAGAAAAG GTTAGTCATCATCCAATGCTGATAGCCTGCCACTGTGAAGGCAAGGGTTGGAAATTCTGGGGCGACAGCAATCTCAGATCCAAGTTTTGGGGGCAGTCAATTCAAGTTGATCCAGTTGGCATTTTGACAGTGGAATTTGACGATGGTGAAATCTTCCAATGGAGCAAG GTAACAACAACTATTCATAACCTCATCCTTGGGAAGCTGTACTGCAGCCATCATGGTATCATGCATATAAAAGGGAATCATCAGTATTCATGTAAACTCAAGTTCAAAGAGCCATCGCTTCTTGACCGCAATACTCGCATA GTACAAGGCTTCGTAGAGGACAATGATGGGAACAAAGCTTCGTTTTTAATAGGGAAGTGGGACGAAAGCATGTATTATAGTAATTTAGATACTTTCAAGGTCAAGAGCGCTGATCAATTGCAAGGTGCCTCAGTATTGTGGGAAAAGAACAAACCTGCTGCTAACCCAACTCGATACAATCTGTCTTCTTTCACGATCACATTGAATGAGTTGACCCCAGGGCTGCAG GATAAACTTCCTCCTACTGATTCACGGCTGAGACCAGATCAGCGTCATCTTGAGAATGGTGAATATGAGAAGGCCAATGCAGAGAAGTTGAGGTTGGAACGACGGCAAAGAATG TCGACGAAACTTCAAGACAATGGCTGGAAACCCCGGTGGTTCGAGCAGGACACTGAAGACGGGACATACCGCTACAAAGGCGGATACTGGGAAACAAGAGAGAAGGGACGCTGGGACGGATGCCTCGACATATTTGGGGAATTTGCTGAGACATGA
- the LOC133899767 gene encoding sm-like protein LSM2, which yields MLFFSYFKELVGKEVTVELKNDLAIRGTLHSVDQYLNIKLENTRVVVADKYPHMTSVRNCFIRGSVVRYVLLPQDGVDIDILHDATRREARGG from the exons ATG TTGTTCTTCTCCTACTTCAAGGAGCTGGTGGGGAAGGAGGTGACAGTGGAGCTTAAGAACGATCTGGCGATCCGCGGGACACTCCACTCGGTCGACCAGTACCTCAATATCAAGCTCGAGAACACTCGCGTCGTCGTCGCGGACAAGTATCCCCACATG ACATCGGTGCGCAACTGCTTTATCAGGGGTTCCGTGGTGCGGTACGTACTGCTTCCACAGGACGGTGTGGACATCGACATCCTCCATGATGCCACCAGGAGGGAGGCACGCGGAGGCTGA
- the LOC133898710 gene encoding DNA topoisomerase 1 beta-like, with amino-acid sequence MAVVNPNNPVMFDNDDDDGPISFKRSSNSMKSSRPTPSKPEGSSGNAAAPVRSLKPVAPNPQKNGVTNTSRPLHLKPQLSSPNHRPSGSGLPNRLAEHSSKINNADKSKLKRPLVKEEQADDSDDDTTPIGLRKKVEEKKLKRVDTRGEKADDSDEDHKPLSLKINSSKMPANSTSKAVLQKTAPKIEQPDDDSDDDKPLASRLPTNAAPKSGGNMSDDSEDEKPLAARFSKVTGNANLKSGSSNKGLNNDANDPRNFGKRPLDNDNQTSLALKKAKPSNVSASASVKRESKADDNDNMPLAQRLKMGESSKGKPSAKNVTKKSPASLKKDSKKMKTKMKTKKIMKNSQFSKKLRVPPGSGGGQKWTTLEHNGVIFPPPYKPHGVKMLYNGQLVDLTPEQEEVATMFAVMKDTDYATKKTFTENFFNDWRKILGKNHIIKKFELCDFTPIYEWHLREKEKKKQMTSEEKKVLREEKLRQEEKYMWAVVDGKKEKVGNFRVEPPGLFRGRGEHPKMGKLKRRIQPSDITINIGKGVPVPECPIPGESWKEVKHDNTVTWLAFWNDPISQKDFKYVFLAASSSLKGQSDKEKYEKSRKLKGHIQKIRDNYTKDFKSRDQTRKQIAVATYLIDKLALRAGNEKDDDEADTVGCCTLKVDNVTCMPPNNLQFDFLGKDSIRYFNTVEVELLVYKAIEDFRAGKKAGEPLFDKLDTTRLNAHLKDLMPGLTAKVFRTYNASITLDDILHKETEDGTLLEKIAVYQLANKEVAIICNHQRAVSKSHDSQMTRMNEKIDELKAQRDELKVDLSKAKKGKPLGNDKDGKPKRNLAPELIEKKIAVAEAKIEKMEMEKKIKEDLKTVALGTSKINYLDPRITVAWCKRHEVPIEKIFNKSLIAKFGWAMDVDPEFRF; translated from the exons ATGGCTGTTGTCAACCCTAACAACCCTGTTATGTTTGATAATGATGACGATGACGGCCCGATTTCATTCAAGAGGTCAAGCAACTCCATGAAGAGCAGCCGACCTACCCCCTCGAAGCCGGAGGGCTCATCAGGAAACGCTGCTGCGCCTGTCAGGAGCTTAAAACCTGTGGCTCCGAATCCGCAGAAGAATGGGGTGACCAATACTTCGAGGCCACTGCATCTGAAGCCGCAGTTGTCTAGCCCAAACCATCGGCCTTCGGGATCTGGGCTGCCAAACAGGTTGGCAGAACATAGTTCTAAGATCAACAATGCTGATAAGAGTAAACTTAAAAGACCTCTTGTGAAAGAAGAGCAGGCTGATGATTCAGATGATGACACAACACCAATTGGGTTAAGGAAAAAGGTCGAGGAGAAGAAATTGAAGAGAGTTGATACAAGGGGTGAGAAGGCAGATGATTCAGATGAAGACCATAAGCCATTGAGTCTCAAGATCAACTCATCCAAAATGCCTGCCAATAGCACGAGTAAGGCTGTTTTGCAGAAAACTGCACCAAAAATTGAGCAGCCTGATGACGATTCAGACGATGATAAACCATTGGCAAGCAGGTTGCCCACTAATGCTGCTCCAAAAAGTGGAGGTAATATGTCTGATGATTCAGAGGACGAGAAGCCTTTGGCTGCCCGATTTTCGAAAGTTACTGGCAATGCaaatctaaaatcaggttcTTCGAACAAGGGGTTAAATAATGATGCAAACGACCCACGAAATTTTGGTAAAAGGCCTCTAGATAATGATAATCAAACGAGTTTAGCTCTCAAGAAGGCAAAGCCTTCGAATGTTTCAGCTTCTGCAAGTGTCAAAAGAGAATCTAAGGCAGATGACAATGACAACATGCCTCTTGCACAAAGGCTGAAAATGGGCGAGTCTTCAAAAGGCAAACCATCTGCAAAGAATGTCACCAAGAAGAGTCCTGCATCATTGAAGAAGGACAGCAAGAaaatgaaaacgaaaatgaaaacaaagaagataatgaaaaattCTCAGTTCTCTAAGAAATTGAGGGTCCCTCCTGGATCTGGTGGTGGACAGAAATGGACCACCTTGGAGCACAATGGTGTTATTTTCCCTCCTCCATACAAGCCTCATGGTGTCAAAATGCTTTACAATGGGCAACTTGTTGATCTGACGCCAGAACAAGAGGAG GTTGCAACAATGTTTGCTGTGATGAAAGACACAGACTATGCGACCAAGAAGACATTCACCGAGAACTTTTTCAACGACTGGAGAAAAATTCTCGGTAAAAACCATATTATCAAGAAATTTGAGCTGTGTGATTTCACCCCGATATATGAATGGCACCtcagggagaaggagaagaagaagcagatgaCATCAGAG GAGAAAAAAGTATTGCGGGAAGAGAAATTGAGACAAGAGGAGAAGTATATGTGGGCTGTTGTAGATGGTAAAAAAGAGAAG GTCGGCAATTTCAGAGTAGAACCACCTGGCTTGTTCAGGGGACGTGGAGAACATCCAAAG ATGGGAAAACTGAAGCGACGCATTCAACCAAGTGATATTACAATAAATATCGGAAAAGGGGTTCCAGTCCCTGAGTGTCCGATACCTGGAGAAAG CTGGAAAGAAGTCAAACATGACAATACTGTTACATGGCTGGCCTTTTGGAATGATCCAATTAGCCAAAAAGATTTTAAGTATGTTTTCCTGGCAGCAAGCAGTTCACTGAAGGGGCAAAGTGATAAAGAGAAATACGAGAAGTCCAGAAAATTGAAG GGTCACATACAAAAAATTCGTGACAATTACACGAAGGATTTCAAAAGCAGAGATCAGACAAGGAAGCAAATTGCTGTGGCAACATACCTTATTGATAAACTAGCCCTTAGGGCAGGCAACGAAAAG GACGATGATGAAGCTGACACTGTTGGTTGCTGTACGCTGAAAGTTGATAATGTTACTTGTATGCCCCCAAATAATCTTCAG TTTGACTTTCTTGGTAAAGATTCTATAAGATACTTCAACACCGTAGAGGTTGAACTGCTCGTGTACAAGGCAATTGAGGATTTCCGTGCTG GGAAAAAAGCGGGAGAACCTCTCTTTGACAAGCTCGATACAACTAGGCTAAATGCTCACCTGAAGGACCTAATGCCTGGGCTTACTGCAAAAGTGTTCCGTACATATAATGCTTCCATCACCTTGGATGATATT TTGCACAAAGAAACGGAAGATGGAACTCTTCTTGAAAAAATTGCTGTCTATCAACTAGCAAACAAAGAG GTTGCCATAATCTGTAACCATCAGCGTGCTGTCTCAAAATCACATGATTCCCAGATGACCAGAATGAATGAAAAGATCGATGAATTAAAG GCCCAGAGGGATGAGTTGAAAGTAGACTTGAGCAAAGCAAAGAAAGGAAAGCCTCTAGGCAATGATAAAGATGGGAAGCCAAAGAGGAATTTGGCGCCTGAATT GATTGAAAAGAAGATTGCAGTGGCTGAAGCCAAGATAGAGAAGATGGAGATggaaaagaagataaaagagGATTTAAAGACAGTAGCACTTGGAACGTCAAAGATCAACTACCTTGATCCTAGGATTACTGTGGCATGGTGCAAACGACATGAAGTCCCTATTGAAAAG ATTTTCAACAAATCGCTTATTGCGAAATTTGGATGGGCAATGGACGTCGACCCGGAATTCAGATTCTAG